From a region of the Mycobacterium sp. SMC-8 genome:
- a CDS encoding DUF808 domain-containing protein, giving the protein MSGGLFALLDDVAALARMAAASVDDIGAAAGKATAKAAGVVVDDTAVTPQYVHGIAAERELPIIKRIAIGSLRNKVLFILPVALLLSQFAPWLLTPILMLGATYLCFEGAEKVWGMIRGHETHGAPAAILGADAEKFMVTGAIRTDLILSAEIMVIALNEVADQPFVPRLVILLVVAVAITAVVYGVVAGIVKMDDIGLRLTERSSAFAQKVGRGLVAGMPKLLSALSVIGTVAMLWVGGHILLIGTDELGWHGPYSLVHHAEEYVHHVGGVGAALAWLVNTAASAVIGLVVGALVVAVMHVLPFGRKAKH; this is encoded by the coding sequence GTGAGCGGAGGCTTGTTCGCGCTTCTCGACGACGTCGCCGCGCTGGCCCGGATGGCGGCGGCCTCCGTCGACGACATCGGCGCCGCCGCGGGCAAGGCGACGGCCAAGGCCGCCGGCGTGGTGGTGGATGACACCGCGGTCACGCCGCAATACGTGCACGGCATCGCCGCCGAGCGCGAGCTGCCGATCATCAAGCGCATCGCGATCGGATCGCTGCGCAACAAGGTCCTCTTCATCCTGCCGGTGGCGTTGCTGTTGAGTCAGTTCGCGCCGTGGTTGCTGACGCCGATCCTGATGCTGGGCGCCACCTACCTGTGCTTCGAAGGCGCCGAGAAGGTCTGGGGCATGATCCGTGGTCACGAGACGCACGGAGCGCCCGCGGCCATCTTGGGTGCGGACGCCGAGAAGTTCATGGTGACCGGCGCGATCCGCACCGACCTGATCCTGTCGGCCGAGATCATGGTGATCGCTCTGAACGAGGTCGCCGACCAGCCGTTCGTGCCCCGCCTGGTCATCCTGCTCGTGGTCGCCGTGGCCATCACCGCCGTCGTGTACGGGGTCGTCGCGGGCATCGTGAAGATGGATGACATCGGCCTGCGCCTGACCGAACGTTCGTCGGCGTTCGCCCAGAAAGTCGGCCGCGGTCTGGTCGCAGGGATGCCGAAGCTGCTGTCGGCGCTGTCGGTGATCGGCACCGTGGCGATGCTCTGGGTCGGCGGGCACATCCTGCTCATCGGCACAGACGAACTGGGCTGGCACGGGCCCTACAGCCTGGTGCATCACGCCGAGGAGTACGTCCACCACGTCGGCGGGGTCGGGGCGGCACTGGCCTGGCTGGTCAACACCGCCGCGTCAGCGGTGATCGGCCTCGTGGTCGGCGCGCTCGTCGTAGCGGTCATGCACGTGTTGCCGTTCGGGCGCAAAGCCAAGCACTGA
- a CDS encoding RND family transporter: MAGAGRSGIGRLIRVLALPILVGWILLTVLTNVAVPSLEKVGEEHTVGMSANDAPSLVSMKRVGANFDEFNSDSSAMIVLEGEQPLGDAAHRYYDDLVDKLEADTANVQHVADFWGDPLTASGAQSTDGKAAYVQVYLQGNQGEPRANEAVAAVREIVEQTSAPPGIKAYVTGGAPLVADQHNAGDKSVFRVTMITIGVIAVMLVLVFRSVATMVLILFMVFAELGAARGIVAFLADAEIIGLSTFATSLLTLMVIAAGTDYAIFAIGRYQEARDAGEDRETAYYTMFRGTAHVVLGSGLTIAGAMLCLSFTRLPYFQTMGVPCAVGTFVAVLAALTLGPAVVAIGSRFGLFDPKRAISSRGWRRIGVSVVRWPGPVLAATLTLALVGLVTLPGYKTNYDARDYLPSDVPANVGYAVADRHFGSARMNPELLMVESDHDLRNPADFLVIDKIAKSIFRVPGVARVQTITRPDGKPIKHTTIPFQMSMRGTTQRLNEKYMQDRMADMLVQADAMQTNVDTMTKMQSLMTQMSATTHDMVLKTKKTAVDIAEVRDYLANLDDFVRPVRNYFYWEPHCYNIPVCHAMRSVFDTLDGINPLTDDIQELVPDLERLDALMPQLIALLPSQIESMRNMQSMMLTMYQSQKGLQDQMASQSEDADAMGEAFDDSMNDDSFYLPPEAFDNDDFTRGMENFISPDGKSVRFIIAHEGDPATIEGTSRVQPIKTAAKEAIKGTPLEGSTVYLAGTAATYKDMGDGAFYDLLIAGIAAVTLIFTIMLIITRSVVAAAVIVGTVLVSLGASFGLSVLLWQHIIGLELHWMVLPMAVILLLAVGSDYNLLLVSRFKEELPGGLKTGIIRAMAGTGSVVTSAGLVFAFTMASFAFSDLTVMAQVGTTIALGLLFDTLIVRSFMTPAVAALLGRWFWWPQRVRSQASQRRLAEITG; the protein is encoded by the coding sequence GTGGCAGGTGCCGGGCGGTCCGGGATCGGCAGGCTCATCCGTGTCCTGGCGCTGCCCATCCTCGTGGGCTGGATTCTGCTGACCGTCCTGACGAACGTCGCGGTCCCGTCGCTGGAAAAGGTCGGTGAAGAACACACCGTCGGGATGAGCGCCAACGACGCGCCGTCGCTGGTGTCCATGAAGCGCGTCGGCGCGAACTTCGACGAGTTCAACTCCGACAGCAGCGCGATGATCGTGCTCGAAGGCGAACAGCCACTCGGCGACGCGGCGCATCGCTACTACGACGACCTCGTCGACAAACTGGAAGCCGACACCGCCAACGTCCAGCACGTCGCCGACTTCTGGGGCGATCCGCTGACCGCGTCGGGCGCGCAGAGCACCGACGGCAAAGCGGCCTATGTGCAGGTATACCTGCAAGGCAACCAAGGCGAGCCGCGGGCCAACGAGGCGGTGGCCGCGGTCCGCGAGATCGTCGAGCAGACATCGGCGCCGCCGGGAATCAAGGCCTACGTGACCGGTGGCGCGCCGCTGGTCGCCGACCAGCACAACGCCGGCGACAAGAGCGTCTTCCGGGTCACGATGATCACCATCGGCGTCATCGCCGTCATGCTGGTGCTCGTCTTCCGATCGGTGGCCACCATGGTCCTGATCCTGTTCATGGTGTTCGCGGAACTGGGTGCGGCGCGGGGCATCGTCGCCTTCCTGGCCGATGCCGAGATCATCGGCCTGTCGACGTTCGCGACGAGCCTGCTGACTTTGATGGTGATCGCCGCCGGGACCGATTACGCCATCTTCGCGATCGGACGGTATCAGGAGGCCCGCGACGCGGGGGAGGACCGGGAAACGGCGTACTACACCATGTTTCGCGGCACCGCACACGTCGTGCTCGGCTCCGGTCTGACCATCGCCGGGGCGATGTTGTGCCTGAGCTTCACCCGGTTGCCGTACTTCCAGACCATGGGGGTGCCCTGCGCGGTGGGCACGTTCGTCGCTGTGCTCGCGGCGCTGACGCTGGGACCCGCCGTCGTCGCGATCGGCAGCCGCTTCGGGCTGTTCGACCCCAAGCGGGCGATCAGCTCCCGCGGTTGGCGGCGCATTGGGGTGTCGGTGGTGCGCTGGCCGGGTCCGGTGCTGGCCGCGACGCTGACGCTGGCGCTGGTCGGCCTCGTCACGCTGCCGGGCTACAAGACCAATTACGACGCCCGCGATTACCTGCCCTCCGATGTTCCCGCCAACGTCGGTTATGCCGTCGCCGACCGGCATTTCGGCAGCGCCCGGATGAACCCCGAGCTGCTGATGGTCGAAAGCGACCACGACCTGCGTAACCCCGCGGACTTCCTCGTCATCGACAAGATCGCCAAGTCGATCTTCCGCGTGCCCGGGGTGGCGCGGGTGCAGACGATCACCCGCCCCGATGGCAAACCGATCAAGCACACGACGATTCCGTTCCAGATGAGCATGCGGGGGACCACGCAGCGTCTCAACGAGAAGTACATGCAGGACCGGATGGCCGACATGCTGGTGCAGGCCGATGCGATGCAGACCAACGTCGACACGATGACGAAGATGCAGAGCCTGATGACGCAGATGTCGGCCACCACCCACGACATGGTCCTCAAGACCAAGAAGACGGCTGTCGACATCGCCGAAGTGCGGGACTACCTCGCCAATCTGGACGACTTCGTCCGCCCGGTCCGTAATTACTTCTACTGGGAACCGCACTGCTACAACATCCCGGTCTGCCACGCGATGCGGTCGGTGTTCGACACCCTCGACGGCATCAACCCGCTGACCGACGACATCCAGGAACTCGTTCCCGACCTGGAACGCCTCGATGCGCTGATGCCGCAGTTGATTGCACTGTTGCCCAGTCAGATCGAGTCGATGCGCAACATGCAGTCGATGATGCTGACGATGTATCAGAGCCAGAAGGGCCTTCAGGACCAGATGGCGTCGCAGTCCGAGGACGCCGACGCGATGGGGGAAGCCTTCGACGACTCCATGAACGACGACTCGTTCTATCTGCCGCCGGAGGCCTTCGACAACGACGACTTCACACGCGGCATGGAGAATTTCATTTCCCCGGACGGCAAGTCGGTGCGGTTCATCATCGCCCACGAGGGCGATCCTGCGACGATCGAGGGAACCTCGCGGGTGCAGCCCATCAAGACCGCGGCCAAGGAGGCCATCAAGGGCACGCCTCTGGAAGGGTCCACGGTGTACCTCGCCGGCACCGCGGCCACCTACAAGGACATGGGCGACGGCGCGTTCTACGACCTGTTGATCGCCGGGATCGCCGCCGTCACACTGATTTTCACCATCATGCTGATCATCACCCGGAGTGTGGTGGCCGCGGCGGTGATCGTCGGCACCGTATTGGTCTCCCTCGGTGCGTCTTTCGGCCTGTCCGTGCTTCTGTGGCAGCACATCATCGGGCTGGAGTTGCACTGGATGGTATTGCCGATGGCGGTGATCCTGCTGCTCGCCGTCGGATCGGACTACAACCTGCTGCTGGTGTCGCGGTTCAAAGAGGAGCTTCCCGGAGGGTTGAAAACCGGCATCATCCGCGCGATGGCCGGCACCGGATCGGTGGTCACCTCAGCTGGCCTGGTCTTCGCATTCACGATGGCGTCGTTCGCGTTCAGCGACCTGACGGTGATGGCACAGGTGGGCACCACCATCGCGCTCGGGCTGTTGTTCGACACGCTCATCGTGCGCTCGTTCATGACTCCGGCGGTCGCCGCACTGCTCGGGCGATGGTTCTGGTGGCCGCAACGCGTGCGCAGTCAGGCCTCGCAGCGACGGTTGGCCGAGATCACGGGCTGA
- a CDS encoding STAS domain-containing protein, with product MATPLTLHTHRQEDGSVVLTAAGELDMSNIAAFSEAVGAAVDGKGRRLLVDLSAVEYLDSGAINVLFEHVDSIELVVNPILLPVLTVSGLTKATIVKPADG from the coding sequence ATGGCCACCCCGCTGACCCTGCACACCCACCGTCAGGAGGACGGTTCGGTGGTGCTGACGGCCGCCGGCGAGCTGGACATGAGCAACATCGCGGCGTTCTCCGAGGCCGTCGGCGCCGCGGTCGACGGGAAGGGGCGCAGGCTGCTCGTCGATCTGAGCGCCGTGGAGTACCTCGACAGCGGCGCCATCAACGTCCTCTTCGAGCACGTGGACTCCATCGAGCTCGTGGTCAACCCCATCCTGCTGCCGGTCTTGACGGTCAGCGGCCTGACCAAGGCGACGATCGTCAAACCCGCCGACGGTTAG
- a CDS encoding HAD family hydrolase, whose amino-acid sequence MRSETPSPAVLFDIDGTLVDSNYLHVYAWLRAFDAENVPADGWRIHRCIGMDGTTLVRTLAGDASQDVVDTLKDRHSEFYKETAGLLTPLPGARDLLRRVAQLGLQVVLATSAPEDELRILRDVLDCDDVVSAVTSSQDVDTAKPKPDIVRVALDRAGVTASDAVFVGDAVWDCEAARRASVPSIGVLSGGVSRGELLEAGAKDVFEDAGELLAQLDTSIIGELARRVSP is encoded by the coding sequence GTGAGGAGCGAAACCCCCTCCCCCGCCGTCCTTTTCGACATAGACGGGACGCTGGTGGACTCGAACTATCTGCACGTGTACGCCTGGTTGCGCGCGTTCGACGCCGAGAATGTGCCCGCTGACGGTTGGCGCATCCACCGCTGCATCGGCATGGACGGCACCACACTGGTGCGCACCCTTGCCGGCGATGCGAGCCAGGACGTGGTCGACACCCTCAAGGACCGCCACAGCGAGTTCTACAAGGAGACAGCCGGGCTGCTGACTCCGCTTCCGGGTGCGCGTGATCTGCTCCGCCGGGTGGCACAGCTGGGCCTGCAGGTGGTGCTGGCCACCTCGGCTCCCGAAGACGAATTACGCATCTTGCGTGACGTTCTCGATTGTGACGACGTGGTGTCGGCGGTGACCTCGTCGCAGGACGTCGACACCGCCAAACCGAAACCCGACATCGTCCGGGTGGCGCTCGACCGTGCCGGGGTCACCGCCTCGGACGCGGTGTTCGTCGGCGACGCGGTGTGGGACTGCGAGGCCGCCAGACGTGCGTCGGTGCCCTCGATCGGGGTGCTCAGCGGCGGGGTGTCCCGTGGCGAACTGCTCGAGGCCGGGGCGAAGGACGTCTTCGAGGACGCCGGGGAGCTGCTCGCCCAACTCGACACCAGCATCATCGGCGAGCTGGCGCGCCGCGTCAGCCCGTGA
- a CDS encoding DNA polymerase domain-containing protein: MGSSEERAGIELTNLDQPLTDDAGATKRDLVDYLDAVADHIVPVLAGRPLTVLRALRGRAPFMQKNVPKYTPEWLRTTSIWAEASQRQIRYAVCDDRRTLLWLANQRAVEYHPALGPAGDIYRPTHLILDLDPPDGADFASVVTVAHLVRQALTDCGLAGAVKTSGSRGLHIFVPIDDSAPVDDVAAATRALAARAEALDPALATTAFIVADRAGKVFVDATRAGGATVAAAYSPRLRPGTPVSFPVAWSDLDRVHPRDFTVHTATGLLGGADPWTAEMPAPQRLPGELIEHGRTIPVARVAAMHEGKRRAARLRAQSDSGSEQNG; this comes from the coding sequence ATGGGCAGCAGCGAGGAGCGTGCCGGCATCGAGCTGACCAATCTGGATCAACCGCTGACCGACGACGCCGGGGCCACCAAGCGCGACCTCGTCGACTACCTGGACGCGGTCGCCGATCACATCGTGCCTGTGCTCGCCGGCAGGCCGTTGACGGTGCTGCGGGCGCTGCGGGGCCGCGCCCCGTTCATGCAGAAGAACGTCCCCAAGTACACCCCGGAATGGCTACGCACGACGTCGATCTGGGCAGAGGCGTCGCAACGTCAGATCCGGTACGCGGTCTGCGACGACCGGCGCACGCTGCTGTGGTTGGCCAATCAGCGCGCCGTCGAATACCACCCGGCGCTGGGGCCGGCCGGCGACATCTACCGCCCCACACATCTGATCCTCGACCTGGACCCGCCGGACGGCGCCGACTTCGCCTCCGTGGTGACCGTCGCCCACCTGGTGCGGCAAGCCCTGACCGACTGCGGACTGGCAGGGGCGGTGAAGACCAGCGGCTCGCGCGGTCTGCACATCTTCGTCCCGATCGACGACAGCGCACCCGTCGACGACGTGGCGGCCGCGACGCGCGCCCTCGCCGCCCGCGCCGAGGCGCTGGACCCGGCCCTCGCCACCACCGCGTTCATCGTCGCCGACCGCGCGGGAAAGGTGTTTGTCGACGCGACCCGCGCGGGCGGCGCCACCGTCGCCGCGGCCTACAGTCCGCGGCTGCGTCCCGGCACACCGGTGTCGTTTCCGGTGGCGTGGTCGGATCTGGATCGGGTGCACCCCCGCGACTTCACGGTGCACACCGCTACCGGGCTCCTCGGCGGCGCCGACCCGTGGACGGCCGAGATGCCCGCGCCGCAACGGCTGCCCGGCGAGCTGATCGAGCACGGCCGGACCATCCCGGTCGCGCGCGTGGCCGCGATGCACGAAGGCAAGCGCCGCGCGGCGCGCCTGCGGGCGCAGTCCGACTCCGGGTCCGAGCAGAACGGCTAA
- a CDS encoding SpoIIE family protein phosphatase, giving the protein MSGAQPDGPSPASVFADGGEVGRDHARVDWAATPLGPPDRWPQSLLTAVSILLTSRFPMWMAWGPDLTFFCNDAYRRDTLGRKYPWALGRPAREVWAEIWEDIGPRIEKVLSTGEATWDTALLLFLQRSGYTEETYHTFSYSPLRDDEGRVVGMLCVVSEDTVRVIGERRMATLRDLGSDPSLVRAEEEILRFVDRQLDQNLRDLPFTLTYLFDEEGSARLAGASGIAAGHPAVPERLAAGTDRPWPLAALARGESVLVDLDEDAYPSLPTGDWRKPPVQALLVPLLHQGGSPSGFLVAGLNRYRLLDEAYRGFVTLVAAHIAAGIGLARSYRAQQRRAEELAELDRAKTAFFSNISHEFRTPLTLILDPVSELRRADGVDEETRQELDVVWRNGLRLAKLVNALLDFSRIEAGRTQALYQPVDLGALTAELASVFRSAMERAGLVFEVDCEPLDEPVYLDRDMWEKVIFNLLSNALKFTFDGRVTVLVRRDGRDAVVVVADTGSGVPAEEMPRLFERFHRIENAKARSNEGSGIGLALVKELITLHGGTIAADSVEGRGTTFTIRLPIGAAHLPDDAIAPASHPRGGAGAANAYVEEALRWIPAMGEPAAGEPAGAGTGLAFGAATAAAQARVLVADDNADMREYLSRLLRSDGYRVEAVVDGHKALEAIRASPPDLVISDVMMPRLDGLGLVAELRADRRTAALPVLLLSARAGQEASIDGLRAGADDYLVKPFAAAELLARVRTNVELARLREYHARWRSALVDSLQEAFFVCDEDGAVIEINPAFTDILGFDSAGLPYRPVYPWWPSAEHDPDAYRRVQDAFNSLLTDRHGSIGAVPVTHRDGHRLWVAMTFTHTEDPETGRDVVVGTLRDVSAEHYIVQRETALASLNEQLAQSDTLDEAVLAASEEFAAVWGARRVLAVTWTDAGDRDFESADPHLVCVGEPARWDDLPPHTRTVITALRDDQLLDPDTSTAGAAGVALRHPQGVLVIYIELFERRRFTAEDHTLLTVLAGRLGQGLQRVHQIDQQRETALALQHAILGPSLSSGFAVRYQPATSPLQVGGDWYDVVNLDDGRIGLIVGDCVGHGLTAATIMGQLRSACRALLLEHPSPAAALSGLDRFAARLPGARCTTAFCAVLDPQNGELVYSCAGHPPPILVTADRSTRLLEGARATPLGLKSPPHRTEERETMPPRSTLLLYTDGLVERRRESIDDGIARATDVVQDNRATALDELANVIMSRLAPADGYRDDVALLLYRQPAPLDLDFPADVGELAASRTALRDWLSAVGVSHEQSLDVLIAVGEALANAIEHGHRELPGRVRLCAIALPDTVYLTVTDSGTWKTPAEIPALHRGRGIALMEALMQDVSIDSQTTGTTVRMTARIT; this is encoded by the coding sequence ATGAGCGGCGCTCAGCCCGACGGGCCCTCTCCGGCAAGCGTTTTCGCCGACGGTGGGGAAGTCGGCCGCGATCACGCCCGGGTCGATTGGGCGGCGACGCCGCTCGGTCCGCCGGACCGGTGGCCGCAGAGCTTGTTGACCGCGGTGAGCATCCTGCTGACGTCGCGGTTCCCGATGTGGATGGCGTGGGGACCTGACCTGACGTTCTTCTGCAACGACGCCTACCGGCGCGACACCCTCGGCCGGAAGTACCCGTGGGCACTGGGCCGGCCCGCCCGCGAGGTGTGGGCCGAGATCTGGGAGGACATCGGTCCGCGCATCGAAAAGGTGCTCTCGACCGGCGAAGCGACGTGGGACACAGCGCTGCTGTTGTTCCTGCAGCGGTCCGGCTACACCGAGGAGACCTACCACACGTTCTCCTACAGCCCGCTGCGCGACGACGAGGGCCGGGTGGTCGGCATGCTGTGCGTCGTCAGCGAGGACACCGTGCGGGTGATCGGCGAGCGCCGAATGGCGACGCTGCGCGACCTCGGATCCGACCCCAGCTTGGTGCGCGCCGAGGAGGAGATCCTGCGCTTCGTCGACCGACAGCTGGATCAGAATCTTCGCGACCTGCCCTTCACGCTGACCTACCTGTTCGACGAGGAAGGGTCGGCACGGCTGGCCGGCGCCAGCGGTATCGCCGCGGGACATCCCGCGGTGCCCGAGCGACTGGCAGCCGGTACCGATCGGCCCTGGCCGCTCGCCGCCCTGGCCCGGGGGGAATCGGTGCTGGTCGACCTCGACGAGGACGCCTACCCGTCGTTGCCGACCGGGGACTGGCGCAAACCCCCGGTCCAGGCCCTGCTGGTGCCGCTGTTGCATCAGGGCGGTTCGCCGAGCGGCTTCCTGGTCGCCGGACTGAACCGATACCGGCTCCTGGACGAGGCCTACCGCGGCTTCGTCACCCTGGTGGCGGCGCACATCGCCGCCGGCATCGGTTTGGCACGCAGCTACCGGGCCCAGCAGCGGCGGGCCGAGGAGCTGGCCGAACTGGACCGCGCCAAGACCGCCTTCTTCTCCAACATCAGCCACGAGTTCCGGACCCCACTGACGCTGATCCTGGACCCCGTTTCGGAACTGCGCCGGGCCGACGGTGTCGACGAGGAGACCCGGCAAGAGTTGGATGTGGTGTGGCGCAACGGATTACGGCTCGCCAAGCTGGTGAACGCGCTGTTGGACTTCTCCCGGATCGAGGCGGGTCGCACCCAGGCGCTCTATCAACCGGTCGACCTCGGCGCCCTGACCGCCGAGCTGGCCAGCGTGTTCCGTTCGGCGATGGAGCGCGCCGGCCTGGTCTTCGAGGTCGACTGCGAACCGCTCGACGAGCCGGTGTACCTCGATCGCGACATGTGGGAGAAGGTGATCTTCAACCTGCTGTCGAACGCGCTGAAGTTCACCTTCGACGGACGTGTGACGGTGCTGGTGCGCAGAGACGGGCGCGATGCGGTGGTGGTCGTGGCCGACACCGGCTCCGGTGTGCCCGCCGAGGAGATGCCGCGCCTGTTCGAACGTTTCCACCGCATCGAGAACGCGAAGGCGCGGTCCAACGAGGGCAGCGGCATCGGGCTGGCCCTGGTCAAGGAGCTCATCACGCTGCACGGCGGCACGATCGCCGCCGACAGCGTCGAAGGGCGGGGAACGACGTTCACGATCCGCTTGCCCATCGGCGCCGCCCATCTACCCGACGATGCCATCGCGCCGGCGAGCCACCCCCGCGGCGGTGCGGGAGCCGCCAACGCCTACGTCGAGGAGGCGTTGCGGTGGATCCCCGCCATGGGTGAACCCGCCGCGGGCGAGCCGGCCGGAGCCGGAACGGGACTGGCGTTCGGGGCCGCCACCGCCGCCGCGCAGGCGCGGGTGCTGGTCGCCGACGACAACGCCGACATGCGCGAATATCTGAGCCGGCTCTTGCGCTCGGACGGATACCGGGTCGAGGCCGTCGTCGACGGGCACAAGGCCCTGGAGGCGATCCGGGCCAGCCCGCCCGATCTCGTGATCAGCGATGTGATGATGCCCCGCCTCGACGGGCTAGGACTGGTCGCCGAGCTACGCGCCGACCGGCGCACCGCGGCCCTGCCGGTGCTGCTGCTTTCGGCGCGCGCCGGCCAGGAGGCGTCGATCGACGGCCTGCGCGCCGGCGCCGACGACTACCTGGTGAAGCCGTTCGCGGCCGCCGAGCTGCTCGCGCGGGTGCGCACCAACGTCGAGCTCGCCCGGCTGCGTGAATATCACGCCCGTTGGCGGTCGGCGCTGGTCGATTCGTTGCAGGAGGCCTTTTTCGTCTGCGACGAGGACGGTGCGGTGATCGAGATCAACCCGGCCTTCACCGACATCCTCGGCTTCGACTCGGCCGGCCTGCCGTACCGGCCCGTGTACCCGTGGTGGCCGTCTGCCGAGCACGATCCCGACGCGTACCGGCGCGTGCAGGACGCCTTCAACAGCTTGCTGACCGACCGGCACGGCAGCATCGGCGCGGTGCCCGTCACCCATCGCGACGGGCACCGGCTGTGGGTGGCGATGACGTTCACCCACACCGAGGATCCCGAGACCGGGCGTGACGTCGTGGTCGGAACCCTGCGCGACGTCAGTGCCGAGCACTACATCGTGCAGCGCGAGACCGCGCTGGCCTCGCTCAATGAGCAACTCGCCCAATCCGACACCCTCGACGAGGCGGTGCTGGCCGCCAGCGAGGAGTTCGCCGCGGTGTGGGGCGCTCGACGGGTGCTGGCGGTCACCTGGACCGACGCCGGGGACCGCGACTTTGAGTCGGCGGATCCGCACCTGGTGTGTGTCGGCGAGCCGGCGCGCTGGGACGACCTGCCCCCGCACACCCGCACGGTGATCACCGCGTTGCGTGACGACCAGCTGCTCGACCCGGACACCTCGACCGCCGGCGCCGCCGGCGTGGCGTTGCGCCATCCGCAGGGCGTGCTTGTGATCTACATCGAGCTGTTCGAGCGGCGGCGCTTCACCGCCGAGGATCACACGCTGCTCACGGTGCTGGCCGGCCGGCTCGGGCAGGGGCTGCAGCGCGTCCATCAGATCGACCAGCAGCGCGAGACCGCGCTGGCCCTGCAGCACGCGATCCTGGGGCCGTCGCTGTCCAGCGGCTTCGCCGTCCGGTATCAGCCGGCCACCAGCCCGCTGCAGGTCGGCGGCGACTGGTACGACGTCGTCAACCTCGATGACGGCCGCATCGGACTGATCGTCGGTGACTGCGTCGGCCACGGACTCACCGCCGCCACGATCATGGGTCAGCTGCGCAGCGCCTGCCGCGCCCTGCTGCTCGAACACCCGAGCCCGGCGGCGGCGCTGTCAGGGTTGGACCGGTTCGCGGCCCGGCTGCCCGGGGCGCGCTGCACCACCGCGTTCTGCGCGGTGCTCGACCCGCAGAACGGTGAGCTGGTGTACTCGTGCGCGGGTCACCCGCCACCAATCCTGGTCACCGCGGACCGGTCGACCCGGCTGCTGGAAGGAGCCCGCGCGACCCCGCTCGGTCTCAAGAGTCCGCCGCACCGCACCGAGGAGCGGGAGACGATGCCGCCGCGGTCCACCCTGCTGCTCTACACCGACGGTCTGGTCGAACGCCGACGGGAATCGATCGACGACGGGATCGCCCGCGCGACGGACGTCGTCCAGGACAACCGGGCCACCGCGCTCGACGAGCTGGCCAACGTGATCATGTCCCGGCTGGCACCCGCCGACGGCTACCGCGACGACGTCGCGCTGCTGCTCTACCGCCAGCCCGCGCCGCTGGATCTCGACTTCCCCGCCGACGTCGGGGAACTGGCCGCCAGCCGCACCGCGCTGCGGGACTGGCTGTCCGCGGTGGGGGTGTCCCACGAGCAGTCGCTGGACGTGCTGATCGCGGTCGGCGAAGCGCTGGCCAACGCCATCGAGCACGGTCACCGCGAGCTTCCGGGCCGGGTCCGGCTGTGCGCCATCGCGCTGCCCGACACCGTGTACCTGACCGTCACCGATTCCGGGACGTGGAAGACGCCTGCCGAGATCCCCGCCCTGCACCGGGGTAGGGGCATCGCACTGATGGAGGCCTTGATGCAGGATGTCAGCATCGACTCCCAGACCACGGGCACCACTGTCCGCATGACCGCCAGGATCACATGA